From the Halorussus salinus genome, the window CCTTTTTCTCCTCTAATGCGTATAAAATTTCTTAATCTGGCTCCCTAAAATATATTTAATTCGATACTTCCCCGCGGAAACTCACGGCGATTCCCTCGCCGAGCGGGAGCGCGACGGTCTCGAACTCGGGGTCGTCGCGCACCGTCAGGAGGTAGTCCGCGATACCTCGCGTCTGGTCGTCCACCTCGTCGGGGTCGTCGCCTTCGAGGAGTGCGAGGATGGTCTCGAAGTCCTGAATCCCGCTCTCCATCGCGTTGTCGGCGATGACGACGCCGCCCTCGGCGACCTTCCCGCGCACGGCGTCGAGCGCGTCGGGGTAGCCGTCCTTGTGGCAGTCCACCAGCACCACGTCGAAGGGACCGTCGTACCGCTCGACCGTTTCGAGGGCGTCGCCCTCCTCGAAAACTGCTCGGTCGGCGTACCCGCCGCGAGAG encodes:
- a CDS encoding O-methyltransferase, producing MTLLPDHTERFVRAMVPDRDDTLREMEAHGEEIGFPTVGPAVGSFLRLAARMVEAERVFEFGSGFGYSAYWFAEALPADGEIVLTEHDADELDDAREYLSRGGYADRAVFEEGDALETVERYDGPFDVVLVDCHKDGYPDALDAVRGKVAEGGVVIADNAMESGIQDFETILALLEGDDPDEVDDQTRGIADYLLTVRDDPEFETVALPLGEGIAVSFRGEVSN